The Enhydrobacter sp. sequence GAGAGCGGCCAGCCGTGGCTGAACACGATCGGCTGTCCCGATCCCCAATCCTTGTAGAAAATCTCGGTGCCGTCCTTGCTGACGATCGTGGGCATGCGCTTGATCCTTCCTGTGTCTCATTCGTGCGGCGGCCAGTCCGTTCGACGCGCCGGATCTTTCTTCATTCGCGCATGTACGCGAGATGAGTGCGGACGATCTCCAGCTTGTCCTCCGCCAGCCCGGCGAGCTGCGCTTCCTCCAGATAGCCTTCGGAGATGAGCCGGGCCAGGACCAAAGGAAGCTGCGAGTAGCGATAGTCGAACAGCTCGTCGATCTCGCGGCGCCGCTCGCGCAGGTAGTGCTCCATGGCCCACATCTCGGCAGGAGCCGCCGCCGCCGCGGCCTTCGCTTTGAACTCGGCCAGGATCCCCGCCAAAGCCGACTCGAGCGCGGCTTCGTAAGCGCGGCGTGCAATTTTCTTCTCGGAGGCGGACCATTTGAGTTCGCGCATCATGTTCGTCACCCTTGCGACGCCCTCACAGCAGCTTCATGAAATTGCGCTTGCGCCGGTGCCGGCCCTTGAGTTCCGCGAGGTAGGCGGCCTGCTGCGCGGCCCCGCGCAGTCTGGCCATGCGGTCGATCAGCCGGCGCGCCTCTTCGTACTGGCCGAGCTGGATGTGCCGCTCGACCAACGTGGCGTAAACCACGAGGGCCTTGTCAGGATGGCTCGCGGCGCTGGCATCGGCCAGCGCCTGCTGGAGCTGCGGCATACCGCCATGCTTCTCCAAGGCCGACCAGGCCGCATCGAACATCCTTTCCTGAATCAGCACCCCGATCATGAGATCGGACGCTCCGTGCCAGCGCACGCCCTCACCCGTACCCAGTCCCGCCTCGAGCAGCGTCAGAGCCCGCTCGCGCGCGGCCGTGCCGCCGAGCTTGCGCAGCCGCGTGTACAGCTCGAGGCTGGGCGCCTTTCCAAAGGCTCGCCACAGATGGGTCTCGGCGTCCGCCTTGCGCCCCGCCTTCGACAGGAGCCCGACCGCGAACAGGACCAGCTCTTCGTCCCGCCGGTCATCCTCGAACACCCACAGTCCTTCCTCGGCGTGACGCAACGCCTCGTCTTTGCGGCCGTTCTGCAGGCAGAACTCGGCCAGCCGCAGGTAGCTCTGCGGCGAACTCAGATCCTTGGCGCGCAGCGCAATGCGTTCGTCCAGATTGCCCTCGCGCTCGGCGAAGAAATCGAGGATGCCCTCGAGTCGCCCATAGTAGCCAACGGCCTCGTCGACCTTCGTACGCCGAGGCAGCTTCTGCCAGGCTTCGACGGCAAGACGCCGATACTCGGCCAATCCGCTGTCGCCAGCACGTCGGCGTAGGTCTCGGCGGCGCGCAAGAACGTATCGTATTGGCCTTTCATCTCTCGCGAGAAGAGGTCGCGCGCCAGCGCCACAGGATCGGGCCGTATGGCGCAGCACGCCGCGAGGTGGATGTCGCGCGCCTGCTCGAGCAGCGCGCCACCCTCGCCGTCGGAATCATCGATGCTCTCGATGGCCGCCTCGACACGGTCGATGGCATGCTCCGCGAGCCTCAACGCCAGACCGGCATGTTTTCCGCCGGCGAGCTCCGCCACAGTGTCCAGGGCGTTCCCTACCGCCGCCGCCCAATCCGCCGCGGCATTGTAGTCGACATATCCGCCGGTGCGGGTCGCGCGATCGATCGCGCGGCGCAGGCGCGCCTCGAGGGTCTTTTCGTCGACATCGACGGTCGCGGCGGCCGTGTCGAGCTTGCGGAACAGGACCGGATCGCGGTCGGCGAGATCCACGATCAGGTCGACCAGGGCATCGGTTCCCTTCCCCTTCAGATGGGCCCGGATGCGTGCCAGCGCGCCCCTGCTCTCCGCCGCGTCGTCGCCCACTTCGTTGGCGGCGAGCGCCGTCGCCACCATGTGCTTGCAAAAGCCCCAGTCCTCGAAGGCAGGACACGAGCACTCGCCGCCGATCTTCCGGCCTCGACCGACGAGCACCGTACGATAGTCATCGCTGCCGGCGACCTGCGCCAGCACGCGGTCGGGCTCCAGGGAGAGGATCTCGACCTGCCCATCGGCGTGGTAGTCCTCGCCGCGCCCGAACACCTTGGCGCCGGCGAGCTTGCGCAATGCCGCGACGTCGAACCGCGGCTTTCCCTCGCCACCGGAATCCCTGACCTTCATGCATGGGGCTGCAGAAGCAGCGCGATCCGGACTCTCCTGTACTGGGCCATCGCATATGCCTTCGAGGTTGGCGGCCCGATGATACGGCGCTCGTCGTCCTTGTCCTATCGGGCTCGTCGACCGGATGTGGAAAGCTGATGATTACCCGGCCGGCGTGGCCGGGTGTCGGCTTATGTCGCCGCCACGAGCAGCTCCTCCGAATTGTTCGGCGGGCGAAGGCCATCCGTTCTGCCGGCGAAGTAGCGCCGGCCGAGCGCCGCCGCCGAAACGTGCCGGGCTTCCCTGAAGCCCGCTTCACGGGCCAGGGCCAGCATCTCGGTCGGCGTGAAGAAGCTGATGAACGGCGTCCCGCTCGCGCGCGCGCCCTTCGCCGCGAGCTCGAGCCCGGGGCGCGCCTCCGGCTCCGCGAGCTCCAAAGGCAACAGGAACGTCATGACGAGCAACGAGCCCGGCGCCAACGCGGCGACCTCGCGCAACGTGGCGAGGTTCGTCTCCCGGCTGAGATACATCGAGACGCCCGTGGAGGCGACGGTCGCCGGCTTGCCGGCGTCGAACCCGGCCGTCGCCAGCTTCTCCCGCCAGGACTGGCCCGTCTCGAAGTCGACAGGCACCAGCCGCAACCCTTC is a genomic window containing:
- a CDS encoding SWIM zinc finger family protein; protein product: MKVRDSGGEGKPRFDVAALRKLAGAKVFGRGEDYHADGQVEILSLEPDRVLAQVAGSDDYRTVLVGRGRKIGGECSCPAFEDWGFCKHMVATALAANEVGDDAAESRGALARIRAHLKGKGTDALVDLIVDLADRDPVLFRKLDTAAATVDVDEKTLEARLRRAIDRATRTGGYVDYNAAADWAAAVGNALDTVAELAGGKHAGLALRLAEHAIDRVEAAIESIDDSDGEGGALLEQARDIHLAACCAIRPDPVALARDLFSREMKGQYDTFLRAAETYADVLATADWPSIGVLPSKPGRSCLGVRRSTRPLATMGDSRASSISSPSARAIWTNALRCAPRI
- a CDS encoding class I SAM-dependent methyltransferase; amino-acid sequence: MPNRAMPDKESAQPDSTAVRVALWRALHTEVDPPPHVIEDEIGLALAAPEEGWRHRPDMDPHFTRPFRASIVARARFIEDLVAQQADRGVDQYVLLGAGLDTFVQRRPQIASRLTVFEVDRPAPQAWKRQRLIELGFGLPEGLRLVPVDFETGQSWREKLATAGFDAGKPATVASTGVSMYLSRETNLATLREVAALAPGSLLVMTFLLPLELAEPEARPGLELAAKGARASGTPFISFFTPTEMLALAREAGFREARHVSAAALGRRYFAGRTDGLRPPNNSEELLVAAT